CTCTTAGGATAGATGCCTTAAACGAAGATTTTTTAGAACTTTTAAAAGGGACAAAAAGTGTAGCCATTGCACCTGAAACAGGGTCTCAAAAACTTAAAAAGGTTATTAATAAAAACCTCACCCCAGAAGAAATCTTTGAGGTGTTAGAAAAATTTCAGCAAAGGGGTTTAAAAAACATAAAATTTTATTTTATGTTAGGATTACCCTTTGAAACCCAAGAGGATTTAGAAGAAACGGTAAAGTTTATAAAAAAGTTACTTGCACAAAAATATAATCTTAATCTTTCTTTTACCTTTTCTTTCTTCGTTCCTAAACCTCATACCCCTTTTCAATGGGCAAAATTTTCAGATTTAAAGAATTTAAAAGAAAAAGAGAAATGGGTAAAAAAAGAATTAGGATATGTTAAAAACCTAAAGGTTGAACCTCCTGAGGAGGCACTTTTACAAACTTTGATAGCCCGAGGTAGCAAAGAATTAAAAGATTTTTTAATTAGTTTAGCTCAAGGTCAAAACCTAAAAAGGATTATAAAAAGTATGCCTAAGGTTTTAAAAAGTTTGTGCCCACAAGATTCGTTAGAGACAGAATTTCCGTGGGATAAGATTGATTTAGGAGTAAATAAAGAGTTCCTATGGAATGAATGGCAAAAGGCAAAAAACTTAAAACTAACTGGTTTTTGCCATCCTGAGAAATGTAAACTCTGTGGAGCCTGCGAAAAATAAACAGATTGTGTTGATATTTTAAAAATTTGTGGTAAGATTAGTTTTTAACTATGAGTGTGTTAATGGGAATAAGTATCTTTCCTGTAGATAAAGGAGAAAGTTTAAGTAGTTTTGTAGCTCGAGCTGTAGAAACCATACAAAAGTCCAACTATCCTTATATAGTTACTCCTATGGAAACCGTGGTAGAAACGGAATCTATAGAAGAAGCTTTGAGGCTTGCTGAAGAGTGTTTTAAAGCTTTAGAGGTAGATTGTAACAGGATCATCGTTAACATAAAAATCGACTACAGAAAAGGCAAATCAGGTCGTATCAAAGGTAAGGTTGAATCGGTACAAAAGAAGATCAACCAACCATTAAATACTGTCTAAGAATATCTAAAAAGGAGGTTCTTTTCTCAAATGCCTAATAAAATTGTCTTAGCTTATTCTGGTGGACTTGATACTTCAGTAATTTTAAAATGGCTTATAGAAAGGTATCAATGTCCGGTGATTGCTTTTTGTGCAGACCTTGGACAAGAAGAAGACTGGGAAGAGATTAAACAAAAAGGACTTAGTTGTGGAGCTGAAAAGGTTATTATAAGGGACCTTAAAGAGGAATTTGTAAAAGAGTATGTATTTTTTGCCATAAAGGCTGGAGCAAGATATGAAGACTGGTATCTTATGGGAACCTCTCTTGCTCGTCCACTGATTGCTAAAGAACAGATAAAGATTGCCTTTGAAGAAGGGGCTGATGCCGTAGCCCATGGAGCAACGGGAAAAGGAAACGATCAAGTAAGGTTTGAACTTACTTTTTCCGCCTTAGCTCCTCATCTTAAAGTGATTGCACCCTGGAGAGAATGGGATTTTAAAGGAAGGCAAGACCTGATTGCTTACGCCCAAAAACATGGTATCCCAATTCCAGTAACCCCAGAAAAACCTTATAGCATAGATGCCAACCTTTTTCATATAAGCTATGAAGGAGGTATTTTAGAAGACCTGTGGACTGAGCCACCAGAAGATATGTTTCTTATGACGGTATCTCCTGAAAAGGCACCTGATAAACCAGAATATATCGAGATAGAGTTTGAAAGAGGAGAACCGATAGCAGTTAACGGAGAAAAATTAAGCCCTGCCAACCTTCTAAAGAGACTCAATGAAATAGGAGGAAGACACGGGGTTGGCAGAATCGATATGGTAGAAAACCGGTTTGTTGGACTTAAAAGCAGAGGCATTTACGAAACCCCAGGAGGAACCATCTTACATATAGCCCATAGAGCTTTAGAACAGATTACCCTTGATAGGGAAGTAATGAGGCTTAAAGATAGTCTTATGCCTAAGATAGCAGAAATGATATATTATGGTTTTTGGTTTAGTCCTGAGTTTCAGGCGTTGAAAACCATGGTAGAACAAACTCAAGAAAGGGTTTCCGGAACGATAAGAGTTAAACTCTATAAAGGAAATGTAATAATAGCAGGGAGAAAAAGTCCTAACAGCTTATATAAAAAGCGTTTGGTAAGTTTTGAGGAAAAGGAAGGATACAATCCTAAGGACGCAGAAGGTTTTATAAGACTTCAGGGATTGAGATTAAAAATTTACAACCTATCGAAGGAGGAGGAAGCATGAAAATCTTTGTTGACACCGCTAAGATCGAAGAAATCAGAAAGGTTAAAGAATGGGGTATCCTTGATGGAGTAACTACCAACCCTACCCTTCTTTCTCAAACAGGGAAACCTTGGAAAGAAGCTGCCCTTGAGATTTTAAATGAAGTCCCAGATTTGCCGGTTTCTTTAGAGGTTTTAGCTACAGACTTTGAGGGTATGGTTAAAGAAGCGAAAGAACTGGCTAAGATGGGAGATAATGTAGTTATTAAAATCCCCTTTACTGTAGATGGAATAAAAGCTGTCCAAGCCTTAGCTGCAGAGCAAATTCCTACAAACGTTACCTTAGTTTTTAGTCCTATGCAAGCTCTTATTGCTGCCAAAGCAGGAGCCACTTTTGTTTCTCCTTTTGTAGGAAGAATAGATGACATCTCCTATGATGGAATATCAGTCCTAGAAGAAATTATCCAGATTTACGCAGCTTATGGGTTTGAAACTGAAGTTATCGCTGCAAGTATACGTCATGTAGACCATGTAAGAAAATGTGCCCTTTTAGGGGTAGATATTGCTACCATTCCCTTTAAAGTAATAGAACAGATGTTTAAGCATCCTCTCACTGACATAGGCCTTGCTAAATTTTTAGAGGATGCTAAAAAAGCCAACATTTCTATCCTGTAAAAGACTGAGTTTTAAGGGTTGCCTTGTTTTTATGTGAGTTAGACCTCAAATTATTTTATGTCATAAACCAATTTAGACATAGGTTATTAGACTTAACCTTACCTTATTTTAGCCATCCAGACCTTATTTATGTCTTTTTTGTTACGTCTGGATGGCTTATCCTTAAAAAGAAAACTTTACTACAAAGTTTGATAATCTGGATTTTTTTAATCTTAGGGTATGTATGGGTAGATTTTAGTTGTGCTAAAATTCTTAAGCCTTATTTCCAAAGACCAAGACCTTTTGTATCTCAGGAAAACCTTTATTATTACTCTGATCAAAAACATCGTTACCTCAACCAACCTTTAAAAAAAGAAACTTCCTACAGTTTTCCTTCAAATCATGCCTCAAATGTCTCTTTTGCTTCCATTTACTTAAGTCTTTTTTATCCTCCTTTTGCCTGGGGCTGGATATTGTTTATGTTGTTGGTAGGTTGGTCAAGGATATACCTTGGGCACCATTATCCCTTTGATGTGCTGTCTGGTTTTTTCTGGGGTGGTTTTTGGGGATGGACGTTTTATCTTTTGGTAAAAACCCTTCTTAAAAAATTAAGACATGAAAAAAAACTTTCTGCTTAAACCACTTTTCTTCTTATTCTCTTTGTTTTTGATAAAACTTTTATATCTCCTACTTTTAGACCTCCCTCTTTCTTATGACGAGTCTTATTATTGGGACTGGTCAAGGAATCTTGCTTGGGGATACTACAGTAAACCACCGATGGTTGCATGGCTGATTAAGATTTCAACCGGTTTTTTTGGAAATTATGAATGGGCAGTCCGGTTACCTGCACTTTTTTCTATTACCTTTACCACTTTATTTTTTTATCTAATCCTAAAAAAACGCCTTCCTTATGAGAAAGAACTTCTTTTAGGTCTAACCTGTCTTAGCTTAATACCTTTACTTACTGTATACAGTTTTATCATGACCATAGACCCTCCTCTTATGCTTTTTTGGACTGGAGCTACCTATTTTTTTATAAATTATTTAGAAACGCTAAGGGTAAGACACGCTTTTTTGGCTGGTCTCTTTATGGGCTTAGGTCTTCTTACAAAACAAACGATGTTGGGGTTTATAGCGATTGCCATAGGATATATCCTATGGTTTAAAAGACCAGCCTTAAAAAAACCTGTAACTTTTCTTATGTTTGGATTACCTTTCTTGATGATTCTACCCAATCTTTACTGGAACTGGATAAATGGTTTTGTTATGTTTAAACATACAGAGGAACATTTTTCAAGAACCGGGATAGAGTTGTCCAAGGGAATAAAAACAATACTTGAGACCTTACTACTTTATACCCCTTTAGCTTTAGGTTTTATACTCATGGCACTAAAAAACTTAAAAGATGAGATATACAAAACCAGAGATTTTATTTATTTTCTTGGGCTTCCGTCTTTATTATTCCTGGGGCTTTCTTTTATGGTAGAAATAAACGCAAACTGGATCTTACCTTTTATGGTTTCAGGACTAATCTGGGTAGTTTATACCCCTCCTTTTCCTAAATTTATCACTTTTCTCAGGTTTAACCTCCTTTATGGTATTTGTTTCCTTATACTGGCCTTGTCATTTGGAGCCTTT
Above is a genomic segment from Thermodesulfobacterium commune DSM 2178 containing:
- the fsa gene encoding fructose-6-phosphate aldolase; translated protein: MKIFVDTAKIEEIRKVKEWGILDGVTTNPTLLSQTGKPWKEAALEILNEVPDLPVSLEVLATDFEGMVKEAKELAKMGDNVVIKIPFTVDGIKAVQALAAEQIPTNVTLVFSPMQALIAAKAGATFVSPFVGRIDDISYDGISVLEEIIQIYAAYGFETEVIAASIRHVDHVRKCALLGVDIATIPFKVIEQMFKHPLTDIGLAKFLEDAKKANISIL
- a CDS encoding MTH1187 family thiamine-binding protein; translation: MGISIFPVDKGESLSSFVARAVETIQKSNYPYIVTPMETVVETESIEEALRLAEECFKALEVDCNRIIVNIKIDYRKGKSGRIKGKVESVQKKINQPLNTV
- a CDS encoding argininosuccinate synthase; translated protein: MPNKIVLAYSGGLDTSVILKWLIERYQCPVIAFCADLGQEEDWEEIKQKGLSCGAEKVIIRDLKEEFVKEYVFFAIKAGARYEDWYLMGTSLARPLIAKEQIKIAFEEGADAVAHGATGKGNDQVRFELTFSALAPHLKVIAPWREWDFKGRQDLIAYAQKHGIPIPVTPEKPYSIDANLFHISYEGGILEDLWTEPPEDMFLMTVSPEKAPDKPEYIEIEFERGEPIAVNGEKLSPANLLKRLNEIGGRHGVGRIDMVENRFVGLKSRGIYETPGGTILHIAHRALEQITLDREVMRLKDSLMPKIAEMIYYGFWFSPEFQALKTMVEQTQERVSGTIRVKLYKGNVIIAGRKSPNSLYKKRLVSFEEKEGYNPKDAEGFIRLQGLRLKIYNLSKEEEA
- a CDS encoding phosphatase PAP2 family protein, with amino-acid sequence MFLCELDLKLFYVINQFRHRLLDLTLPYFSHPDLIYVFFVTSGWLILKKKTLLQSLIIWIFLILGYVWVDFSCAKILKPYFQRPRPFVSQENLYYYSDQKHRYLNQPLKKETSYSFPSNHASNVSFASIYLSLFYPPFAWGWILFMLLVGWSRIYLGHHYPFDVLSGFFWGGFWGWTFYLLVKTLLKKLRHEKKLSA
- a CDS encoding ArnT family glycosyltransferase is translated as MKKNFLLKPLFFLFSLFLIKLLYLLLLDLPLSYDESYYWDWSRNLAWGYYSKPPMVAWLIKISTGFFGNYEWAVRLPALFSITFTTLFFYLILKKRLPYEKELLLGLTCLSLIPLLTVYSFIMTIDPPLMLFWTGATYFFINYLETLRVRHAFLAGLFMGLGLLTKQTMLGFIAIAIGYILWFKRPALKKPVTFLMFGLPFLMILPNLYWNWINGFVMFKHTEEHFSRTGIELSKGIKTILETLLLYTPLALGFILMALKNLKDEIYKTRDFIYFLGLPSLLFLGLSFMVEINANWILPFMVSGLIWVVYTPPFPKFITFLRFNLLYGICFLILALSFGAFFDRFPEFTRDLLKKFIGWRELASYVETFYDGKTPIVVSYRDIASSLAFYLKSHPENIYVVQKHPYPQNQYHLWRKDSDLSGKEVIFIQKNPIPPKNLRNPVKLGEVRVKISQKTYKEFFIWKGIWEKEG